A window of the Tunturibacter empetritectus genome harbors these coding sequences:
- a CDS encoding HPF/RaiA family ribosome-associated protein: MQIQISSDKNISMHKKLSNLIDSDLHRILNRFKDEITRVEVHLSDENGDKSGAQDKRCRLEVRPKRHQSLAVTNDSSDIPTAVTGAAAKMQRLLVSTFGRIEDKNRGLTTRTSGEGQNLVLKPEAI; the protein is encoded by the coding sequence ATGCAGATTCAGATCAGCAGCGATAAAAACATCTCCATGCATAAAAAACTCTCCAACCTGATCGATTCCGACCTTCATCGGATCCTCAACCGATTCAAAGACGAAATCACCCGCGTTGAAGTCCACCTCAGCGACGAAAACGGAGACAAGTCAGGAGCTCAAGACAAGCGCTGCCGCCTGGAAGTCCGTCCTAAACGCCATCAGTCGCTGGCCGTCACCAACGACTCCTCCGACATTCCCACCGCCGTCACCGGTGCCGCCGCCAAGATGCAACGGCTTCTGGTCAGCACCTTCGGCCGCATCGAAGACAAAAACCGCGGCCTCACCACCAGAACCAGCGGCGAGGGCCAGAACCTCGTCCTGAAACCAGAAGCCATCTAA
- a CDS encoding class I SAM-dependent methyltransferase, with translation MALDMEKLNAFVGRFVGDLGATAHAGMVVIGEKLGLYKALSSQPMTSAELSAKTSTDERYVREWLASQAAGGYVTYDEKAGKFSLSEEQAFTLANEDSPAYLPGAFELALGSLAAVPRITESFRTGAGMGWHEHDEGVFHGCEKFFRPGYAANLVSSWIPSLDGIQQKLESGARVADVGCGKGASSILMAQAFPNSHFFGFDYHDQSIAGARDSAKRQGLADRLTFEVAKAKEYPGTDYDFVTVFDSLHDMGDPVGAATHVLQSLRSDGTWMIVEPFANDDLKDNLNPVGRVYYSFSTLLCTPCSRSQEVGLCLGAQSGEARIRDVVTKAGFRRFRRAAETPFNIVYEARP, from the coding sequence ATGGCATTGGATATGGAAAAACTCAATGCATTTGTTGGGCGCTTTGTCGGCGATCTCGGAGCAACAGCACACGCAGGCATGGTGGTTATCGGGGAAAAACTCGGTCTCTACAAGGCACTCTCCAGTCAGCCGATGACCTCCGCCGAGCTTTCGGCCAAGACCTCAACCGATGAGCGTTATGTCCGTGAATGGCTCGCCTCGCAAGCCGCCGGCGGATACGTCACCTACGACGAGAAGGCAGGCAAGTTCAGCCTGTCTGAGGAACAGGCCTTCACCCTGGCGAACGAAGACAGCCCGGCCTATCTCCCCGGTGCCTTTGAACTTGCACTCGGCTCTCTTGCAGCGGTTCCACGAATCACCGAGTCGTTTCGCACAGGTGCCGGAATGGGTTGGCATGAGCACGACGAGGGTGTCTTTCACGGATGTGAAAAATTCTTCCGGCCTGGCTACGCAGCCAATCTCGTGAGCTCCTGGATTCCTTCGCTCGACGGCATCCAGCAAAAGCTCGAATCAGGGGCTCGGGTCGCCGACGTGGGCTGCGGAAAAGGTGCCTCCTCAATTTTGATGGCGCAGGCATTTCCTAACTCCCACTTCTTCGGATTCGATTATCACGACCAATCCATTGCTGGAGCTCGCGACTCTGCGAAGCGGCAAGGACTCGCTGACCGTCTTACGTTCGAAGTCGCCAAAGCCAAAGAGTACCCTGGAACGGACTACGACTTCGTCACGGTCTTCGACTCTCTGCACGACATGGGTGATCCCGTCGGAGCCGCAACCCATGTCCTGCAGTCTCTCCGCAGCGACGGCACCTGGATGATCGTTGAACCCTTCGCCAATGATGATTTAAAGGACAATCTAAATCCTGTAGGCCGGGTCTACTACTCGTTCTCAACCCTCTTGTGTACGCCTTGTTCCCGATCGCAGGAGGTCGGACTTTGCCTTGGCGCGCAATCCGGAGAAGCCCGCATCCGCGACGTCGTAACCAAAGCAGGCTTCCGTCGATTCCGGCGAGCTGCGGAGACCCCCTTCAACATAGTCTATGAAGCTCGTCCCTGA